GGGCTCTTGCGTGAGCTTTTCCCTGATTTTCTGGCCTTTTGGCTGGGCTCGGTTTTACTTTATTTGTGCTGACGCTTTACTTGGGCTTACGCGTGACTTTATCTGAACCTGCACGCAGGTTTACCGGGGCTTGGTTTCCTTCTCGAGCTTCAAGCTTCAGCCTTCAGTGCTCCTGGGACTGTGAACTGTCCCCAGAGTCCAGAGTCCAGAGTCCAGAGTCCGGTGCCAATGTTGTTTCTTTTCTCCTGGAACCAGTAGTTGAACTTACCAGGCGAACTAAATTGCAGCGCCTGATAATTCACCCGCTTAAAGCCGCCACTAACCATATCGCTATTGGAACAGAGCCAAGCTGCAAAAGTTCCTGATTGGTTATCATCTCGCGCAGCCTGCTGCCAATCTTAAAGGGGTGAGATTTTGCCTTACCCCAAGGCGCCCTATTCAATGCATTGATTTAAAACAGATAAAAATATTTAAGCGTACACTTGTACTCTTTTTTGTGGTGTTTGCGGAAAGTGAATGTTAGATTAACGACTCTAATGCTAAGCCCTGTCCCAAGAGTTCATAATGCCGTCAATGCAAGCCAGCAGCGTATCAGATCCCGCTCCCGTTAATGCTCCGAAAAATGCCTCCACGGATGCTTATGGCAGCGCCAGCCCAGCCGCTTATTGCGAGCGGGAAGAACTGGCCAATACCTTAAGCCACGGCATTGGCGTGCTGGCGGCGCTGCTTGGCACAGCGGCCATGTTGTATGACAGCATCGGCCATTTGAGTTTGCTGCAAACCTTGGGCGTTGGCCTTTATGGCCTGAGTATGGTGCTGCTGTTTGCCTGCTCTACCGCCTATCACTGGGCCAAATCACCTGCACTTAAGCGTAAACTCAAACTGTTTGACCACTGCGCCATTTATCTTTTGATTGCGGGAACTTACACACCTTTTGTACTCATTACCCTTGAAGGCGCCGGTGTCGATTGGGTACTGGCTGCTATCTGGTTACTTGCGCTTGGCGGTATTGGATTCAAGCTTCTGTTTTTACATCGCTTTAAAGCATTCAGCCTGGTGCTGTACCTTGCAATGGGCTGGTTGTGTGTGGCGGTGCTCGACAAGATGATCGCAGGCATGACCGACACCGGCTTTACCCTGCTGCTCACCGGCGGCCTGTTCTACAGCCTGGGAGTGGTGTTTTATGCGGTGAAACGCATTCCCTTTAATCATGCCATTTGGCACCTGTTTGTGCTTGGCGGCGCCATCAGTCACTTCCTGTGCATTTACCTCACGGTGATCCCCAAGGGCCAGTAAGCAAAGGTCAGAGCACCAAATGGCATAAAAACTGAGACGCAAATGCAGTTCCTCTTTATGCCAGTGGTTTGCCAAACACCTATGCCCGCCAGCCTGTTGTTCACCAATCTGCTTGCCGATAACGGTACTCTGTTGACGTTGACGCTCAGCTTCCCTGTGAGCGCTCAGTGCTAGTGAAAATCCCGCGAGGCCACTTTGAGGCTATCGAGCAAGTGCGAGATATCCTCAAGCCGACCTGCCACCACATGGGTCACGCCATCGGCATGTTCCACTGTGCCATTTACTTTCAAAATGGTTGATGTCAAATACGGCTTTCGCTGCGCCCTTGCTGTGCCCATCCACACAATCAGGTTAGTGTTGCCAGTTTCATCTTCCAGGGCAATAAAGGTAACGCCCGATTCAGTACCGGGTCGCTGCCTGCCGGTCACCACACCGGCAACAGTTACCAGCTGCCCATGACGGGTGTCCTCAAGCGCTTTTGCTGTCAAAGTTTTTCCAAGCAAACCAGCGGTTCGCAACAATGCCATCGGATGTTGCCCCAGACTTAGCCCCTTGCTGCGATAATCCGCCTTGAGGCACTGCACCGCATTGGGGGCACTAAGGCTTGGCTCTGCGCCTCCTGGCAGCAGCGGCTCTGGTAAGTCATCAAACAGTGGCAGGCTTGCCTGGCGGGCCGACAATTGCCAGCGGCTTTGAAATCGGTGGCCACTGAGTAACCTGAAGGCATCGGCAGCAGCAAGCAGCTCCAAAGCGTGCCTGTCGAGCAAGACGCTGACCTCACTCAAGTGCGCAAAACCCGCCGCTGGGCGAGCGGCAACCAACCTTTGCATAGCCTGCTCTTTCAGGCCCTTAACCTGCCTGAATCCGAGCCGTATCCCAAAGTCGGTGGCAGTCTTCACCAGGCTGCTGTCCCACTGGCTGTGATTGATACACACATCAAACACCTCCACCCCATGACGACGCACGTCCTGCAACAGCTGCGATGGGCTGTAAAACCCCATCGGCTGGCTGTTCAGCAGCGCGCAGCAAAAGGCCGCCGGGTGATAAAACTTAAG
This sequence is a window from Shewanella zhangzhouensis. Protein-coding genes within it:
- the trhA gene encoding PAQR family membrane homeostasis protein TrhA, with protein sequence MPSMQASSVSDPAPVNAPKNASTDAYGSASPAAYCEREELANTLSHGIGVLAALLGTAAMLYDSIGHLSLLQTLGVGLYGLSMVLLFACSTAYHWAKSPALKRKLKLFDHCAIYLLIAGTYTPFVLITLEGAGVDWVLAAIWLLALGGIGFKLLFLHRFKAFSLVLYLAMGWLCVAVLDKMIAGMTDTGFTLLLTGGLFYSLGVVFYAVKRIPFNHAIWHLFVLGGAISHFLCIYLTVIPKGQ